One Bacteroidota bacterium genomic window carries:
- a CDS encoding dienelactone hydrolase family protein: protein MRKLFVILTFAILTTGAYAQESCCSPSGKQDKATTSTKTGDAVAMFASNADDPNFVAAHLAPKPVAPVNGRGAMIELTLADRSKAQAYFVRANSKSNKWLIVFHEWWGLNDYIKNEAEKYADAFPNLNVLALDLYDGQVTASPDTAAMLIKEVKTERSMKIIEAAKKHVGGAAEVATLGWCFGGAMSMQAAIIFGKQAKACVMYYGMPEMDAKKLKNLTAPLLGIFAEKDTWINRDVINGFDKVYRTFKRKYEIKWFDAVHAFANPSNPEHNSAMAAEAEELTMKFINTHLMGKK from the coding sequence ATGAGAAAACTTTTTGTCATTCTGACATTCGCCATCCTGACCACGGGTGCCTATGCTCAGGAAAGCTGTTGCAGCCCGTCAGGGAAACAGGATAAAGCCACCACTTCAACTAAAACAGGCGATGCTGTGGCAATGTTTGCAAGCAATGCAGACGATCCAAATTTCGTAGCTGCCCACCTCGCTCCAAAACCGGTAGCTCCTGTTAACGGTCGCGGTGCAATGATCGAACTTACTCTTGCAGACAGATCAAAAGCACAGGCTTATTTCGTGAGAGCAAATTCAAAATCGAATAAATGGCTGATCGTTTTTCACGAATGGTGGGGATTGAATGACTATATTAAAAATGAAGCGGAAAAATATGCCGATGCCTTCCCGAATTTGAATGTACTCGCTCTCGATTTGTATGACGGACAGGTTACAGCCAGCCCCGATACGGCTGCAATGCTGATAAAAGAAGTAAAAACTGAAAGGTCGATGAAAATAATAGAAGCCGCAAAGAAACATGTGGGTGGTGCCGCTGAAGTGGCAACCCTGGGATGGTGTTTCGGTGGCGCAATGTCGATGCAGGCAGCCATAATTTTTGGGAAACAGGCTAAAGCCTGCGTAATGTATTACGGTATGCCGGAGATGGACGCAAAGAAATTAAAAAATCTGACCGCACCGCTTCTTGGTATCTTTGCGGAGAAAGATACATGGATCAACAGGGATGTGATCAACGGATTCGACAAGGTTTACAGAACATTCAAACGCAAATATGAAATTAAATGGTTTGATGCAGTTCATGCATTTGCCAATCCGAGCAATCCCGAGCACAACAGTGCCATGGCTGCGGAAGCAGAAGAATTAACCATGAAGTTTATCAATACCCATTTAATGGGTAAAAAGTAA
- a CDS encoding RNA-binding transcriptional accessory protein produces MNIPDQITKELGLRRDQVNTVLALLAEGATIPFIARYRKERTGGLDEDQLRTIEDRLSYLNMLEERKAVILNSIEEQGKLTDELRIKIEGSLKLQELEDLYLPYKPKRKTRGTVAKAKGLEPLALHLLSNPDEIQSLEELATPFINEELGVLTVEEAIKGASDIIAEMISEDAEVRKVVREHVSNEALVKSEKSSDAPEQDEKNLKLRAKGEQDVYRTYYDFQIDITKLKPYQVMALDRGEREKFLKVHFTVEPAAANLKIKESFFKFKTSNFEEFFDKTVEDSFKRLIFPSIDREVRNELVYQAGLHAIEVFAENLHNILLQPPLAGKIIMGLDPGFASGTKVAIIDETGKYIDGATIYPHPPQNRTAEAEKIITALIKKFEVDVIAIGNGTASLETEIFVSELINKNSLDCKYIVVNEAGASVYSASEVAKREFPDLEASQRGNISIARRLLDPLAELVKIDPKSIGVGLYQHDVDQKLLAKKLDDVVVSCVNYVGVDLNTASTSLLTYVSGLNKRLAEGIVKHRESKGKFKRRSELLGVRGVGDKVYEQCAGFLKIPDGEEPLDNTSIHPESYDAAKKLLQMVNIKPEEIKETGGVIDFYLNKIGLKKISQEINVGEITLQDIIENIKKPGRDPREELPPPILRSNIMKMEELRPGMKVKGTVRNVVDFGAFVDIGVKQDGLLHISKMKKGFVKNPSEVVNAGDVLDVTITEVDLDRKRISLSLVD; encoded by the coding sequence ATGAATATACCCGATCAAATTACAAAAGAGCTTGGCTTACGCAGAGATCAGGTAAATACCGTTCTGGCACTTCTGGCAGAGGGAGCTACAATTCCCTTTATTGCCCGGTACAGAAAAGAGCGGACAGGCGGACTCGATGAGGATCAGCTCAGAACCATTGAAGACAGGCTTTCATACCTCAATATGCTTGAGGAGAGAAAAGCTGTTATTCTGAACAGTATTGAGGAACAGGGGAAGCTGACGGATGAACTTCGAATTAAGATTGAGGGCTCGCTTAAACTTCAGGAACTTGAAGATTTATATCTTCCCTACAAACCAAAGAGAAAAACCCGCGGAACTGTAGCCAAGGCAAAGGGTCTTGAGCCGCTGGCACTTCACCTTCTCTCGAACCCCGATGAAATTCAATCACTTGAAGAGCTCGCAACCCCGTTTATCAACGAGGAGCTGGGTGTTCTTACTGTAGAAGAGGCTATAAAAGGCGCAAGCGATATAATAGCCGAGATGATCAGCGAGGATGCGGAAGTAAGAAAAGTTGTCCGTGAACATGTTTCCAACGAGGCACTTGTTAAATCTGAAAAATCTTCAGATGCACCCGAGCAGGATGAGAAAAACCTTAAACTCCGTGCAAAAGGTGAGCAGGATGTTTACAGAACCTACTACGATTTTCAGATAGACATTACAAAATTAAAACCTTATCAGGTTATGGCTTTGGACAGAGGCGAAAGGGAGAAATTCCTTAAAGTCCACTTCACCGTGGAACCTGCTGCAGCCAACTTAAAGATTAAAGAGAGTTTCTTCAAATTCAAAACCTCAAATTTTGAAGAGTTTTTTGATAAAACAGTTGAAGATTCATTCAAGAGACTGATTTTCCCTTCGATCGACCGGGAAGTCCGCAACGAACTGGTTTACCAGGCAGGCTTGCACGCAATCGAAGTATTTGCCGAAAACCTCCACAACATTCTCCTTCAACCACCACTTGCCGGCAAGATAATAATGGGACTTGATCCCGGTTTTGCCTCAGGCACCAAAGTGGCGATAATTGATGAAACAGGGAAGTATATCGACGGGGCTACAATCTACCCGCATCCACCGCAGAACAGAACCGCAGAAGCTGAAAAGATAATCACCGCTTTGATCAAAAAATTCGAAGTTGATGTAATCGCCATCGGCAACGGTACTGCAAGTCTCGAAACTGAAATATTTGTTTCGGAACTGATCAACAAAAACTCGCTCGATTGCAAATATATCGTTGTGAACGAGGCGGGTGCATCGGTTTATTCCGCGTCAGAGGTGGCAAAAAGAGAATTTCCGGATCTCGAAGCATCACAGAGAGGCAACATTTCGATAGCAAGAAGATTGCTTGACCCGCTTGCCGAACTCGTGAAAATAGATCCCAAATCGATAGGTGTTGGTCTGTATCAGCACGATGTCGATCAAAAACTCCTCGCAAAGAAGCTTGACGATGTTGTCGTCAGTTGCGTTAACTATGTGGGAGTCGATCTCAATACCGCATCCACTTCACTTCTTACTTATGTATCGGGACTCAATAAAAGACTCGCCGAGGGGATAGTGAAACACAGAGAAAGCAAAGGCAAATTCAAAAGAAGAAGCGAACTGCTCGGTGTGCGTGGTGTTGGAGACAAAGTTTATGAACAATGTGCCGGGTTTCTAAAGATTCCCGATGGTGAAGAACCGCTTGACAATACATCGATCCACCCTGAATCTTACGATGCAGCTAAAAAACTGCTTCAGATGGTGAATATAAAGCCTGAAGAGATTAAGGAGACGGGTGGAGTAATAGATTTTTATTTAAACAAGATTGGCTTGAAGAAAATTTCGCAGGAAATAAATGTCGGTGAAATTACTCTTCAGGATATAATCGAAAACATCAAAAAACCGGGGCGTGATCCGAGAGAAGAATTACCCCCACCAATACTAAGGAGCAACATTATGAAAATGGAAGAACTCAGACCAGGAATGAAAGTCAAAGGAACCGTAAGAAATGTAGTTGATTTCGGTGCTTTTGTTGACATCGGCGTAAAGCAGGATGGTCTTCTTCATATTTCGAAAATGAAAAAAGGATTTGTTAAAAATCCAAGTGAAGTTGTCAATGCAGGTGATGTACTTGATGTAACAATCACTGAAGTTGATCTTGACAGGAAAAGAATTTCACTTAGTTTAGTCGACTAA
- a CDS encoding MBL fold metallo-hydrolase, whose protein sequence is MNKLHPKLALSLILTIVPAIVFSGCVSLNDFDRTTMTMKIDTLKTVKPGWKGTPVDESGRFQNHEFPADQDFNRFFLWQAWGNPEAEAKKKDTFRMKTVDATQFLKNREEGVVLVGHASFLIRIGGKTILTDPVLTAPTAFHIRYSPLPFKTEDLRGIDYIFLSHDHRDHMDEESLKLIYKQNPDVTILTGLRTTPLLLEWLPGVRVMEAGWYQEYSLGLKELSVIFLPSRHWSQRGPFDRNLRLWGAYLIKSGETKIYFGGDSGYGSHFKEVGELFGEVDIAMIGIGAYKPRWFMHPNHTSPLQALRGAREMKTKNLIPMHYGTFAMGDEPIGDPQRTIIREYNKRKYKFRLLIPNPGEIIKFEKK, encoded by the coding sequence ATGAATAAACTCCACCCGAAACTCGCATTAAGCCTGATTCTGACAATCGTTCCTGCAATTGTTTTCAGCGGATGTGTATCCCTGAATGATTTCGACCGAACGACAATGACGATGAAGATTGACACCCTTAAAACGGTAAAGCCGGGCTGGAAGGGTACACCCGTGGATGAAAGCGGCAGATTTCAGAATCATGAGTTTCCGGCTGATCAGGATTTCAACAGATTTTTCCTCTGGCAGGCATGGGGAAATCCCGAAGCTGAAGCAAAGAAAAAAGATACATTCAGGATGAAAACGGTGGATGCCACACAGTTCCTGAAAAACAGGGAAGAGGGGGTGGTTCTGGTCGGGCATGCATCATTTTTGATAAGGATTGGCGGTAAAACAATTTTGACAGATCCTGTACTTACAGCACCGACTGCTTTTCACATCAGATACAGCCCCCTCCCGTTTAAAACAGAAGATCTGCGCGGGATTGATTACATCTTCCTTTCGCACGACCATCGTGACCACATGGATGAGGAGAGCCTGAAACTGATCTACAAACAAAATCCGGATGTGACCATACTTACCGGACTTCGTACAACTCCCCTGTTGCTTGAATGGCTTCCCGGAGTGAGGGTGATGGAAGCGGGCTGGTATCAGGAATATTCACTCGGTTTGAAGGAGTTGTCGGTAATTTTTCTCCCTTCGAGGCACTGGAGCCAAAGGGGACCATTCGACAGAAACCTCCGGCTTTGGGGTGCATATCTGATAAAATCGGGAGAGACAAAGATTTACTTCGGCGGCGATTCAGGATACGGAAGTCATTTTAAGGAGGTCGGCGAGCTCTTCGGCGAGGTGGATATCGCGATGATAGGAATCGGGGCATACAAACCGAGATGGTTTATGCATCCAAATCACACTTCACCACTTCAGGCACTGAGGGGTGCAAGGGAGATGAAAACCAAAAATTTAATCCCGATGCACTACGGAACCTTCGCAATGGGGGATGAACCGATTGGTGATCCTCAACGGACGATAATCAGAGAATACAACAAAAGGAAGTACAAATTCAGGCTATTAATCCCCAATCCGGGTGAAATAATCAAATTTGAGAAAAAATAA
- a CDS encoding sigma-70 family RNA polymerase sigma factor, producing MIKNESAFEKLLEQNYGIIRKISNLYGQSPDDKADLSQEISIQLWHAFPKFDENQKFSTWMYRIALNVAISHYRKNRTKGNFFTQYDENLHNIPASGEENRENKLALLEKFISELKELDKALMLLYLEKKKHEEIADILGISVSNAGTKIGRIKQLLKQKFDSYKGE from the coding sequence ATGATTAAGAACGAATCAGCTTTTGAAAAGTTACTCGAACAAAATTACGGCATCATCCGGAAGATTTCCAATCTCTATGGACAATCACCCGATGACAAGGCTGATCTGTCCCAGGAGATTTCGATTCAACTTTGGCATGCGTTTCCAAAGTTCGACGAAAATCAAAAATTTTCAACATGGATGTACAGAATAGCTCTTAATGTCGCCATTTCACATTACAGGAAAAACCGGACGAAGGGAAATTTCTTCACACAATACGATGAAAATCTTCACAATATCCCGGCTTCCGGAGAAGAAAACCGCGAAAACAAACTGGCTCTGCTCGAAAAGTTTATTTCCGAACTAAAGGAACTCGACAAGGCTTTGATGCTGCTTTACCTTGAAAAAAAGAAGCACGAGGAGATTGCCGATATACTTGGTATTTCTGTCTCAAATGCCGGCACAAAAATCGGCAGAATAAAACAACTATTAAAACAAAAATTCGACAGCTATAAAGGAGAATAA
- the ygiD gene encoding 4,5-DOPA dioxygenase extradiol produces the protein MNLNDIKNIQNTHKSTDKMPVLFVGHGSPMNAIEENEFSAGWRKAGETLPKPSMILCVSAHWETYGTYVTAVPKPETIHDFYGFPKELFAVQYPAPGSPELANEIKDGVKSTEVGLDEKWGLDHGAWSVIKHMYPNADVPVVQLSLDRRQGPEYHYELAKELSFLRRKGVLIVGSGNMVHNLRVIAWDRMNESEYGYDWAYEADSQLKKTIGNGDYKSLFDYSKFGREMNLAVPTPEHFLPLLYTLGLKEEEEKISWFNDKLVLGSISMSSLMIG, from the coding sequence ATGAACCTGAATGACATCAAGAACATCCAAAACACGCACAAGTCGACGGATAAGATGCCTGTATTGTTTGTGGGACACGGGAGCCCGATGAATGCGATAGAGGAGAATGAGTTTTCAGCAGGGTGGAGAAAGGCGGGAGAGACACTTCCGAAACCCTCGATGATCCTTTGTGTGTCGGCGCACTGGGAGACTTACGGCACATATGTGACTGCGGTACCGAAGCCGGAAACAATCCATGATTTTTACGGATTCCCGAAGGAGCTGTTTGCGGTTCAGTATCCGGCTCCGGGAAGTCCCGAGCTGGCAAATGAAATAAAAGACGGGGTAAAATCCACGGAAGTGGGGCTCGATGAGAAGTGGGGTCTGGATCATGGTGCGTGGAGCGTGATAAAACATATGTACCCGAATGCGGATGTGCCGGTGGTTCAGCTCAGTCTCGACCGGCGGCAGGGTCCCGAATATCATTATGAACTTGCAAAGGAGCTCTCATTTCTGCGTCGTAAAGGGGTTCTGATTGTCGGGAGCGGCAACATGGTTCACAATCTTCGTGTAATTGCATGGGACAGGATGAACGAAAGTGAGTATGGCTACGACTGGGCATATGAAGCTGATTCTCAGTTGAAAAAAACAATCGGAAACGGTGATTACAAAAGCCTCTTCGATTATTCAAAATTTGGGAGAGAGATGAATCTCGCAGTTCCGACACCGGAGCATTTCCTTCCTCTCCTCTACACTCTTGGCTTAAAGGAAGAGGAAGAAAAAATCTCATGGTTTAACGACAAACTGGTTCTCGGCTCCATATCGATGTCGTCGTTGATGATCGGATAA
- a CDS encoding Txe/YoeB family addiction module toxin, with protein sequence MEIVFSKKAWEDYTDWQTEDRKVLKKINDLIREIQRTPYEGTGKPEALRYELAGLWSRRITQEHRLVYKVVDDKIFILACKFHYDLL encoded by the coding sequence ATGGAAATAGTCTTTTCTAAAAAAGCCTGGGAAGATTACACCGATTGGCAGACAGAAGATAGAAAAGTACTCAAAAAAATAAATGATCTGATTAGAGAAATTCAACGAACACCTTATGAGGGAACCGGAAAACCTGAGGCTCTTCGTTATGAATTGGCGGGTTTGTGGTCGCGAAGGATTACTCAAGAACACAGACTTGTATATAAAGTCGTGGATGATAAGATATTTATTTTGGCCTGTAAGTTTCACTACGATTTATTATAG
- a CDS encoding type II toxin-antitoxin system prevent-host-death family antitoxin, with protein MILANFSEFRSNLKNYLDSVENDNEILFLKRATGKGSVVMSIEEYNSIMETLHLLKSRKTTARILESLAQIESGDVVTVTELID; from the coding sequence ATGATACTTGCAAATTTTAGTGAGTTCAGGTCCAACCTGAAAAACTACCTGGACAGTGTTGAGAACGACAACGAAATTTTATTCCTTAAGAGAGCAACAGGTAAAGGATCGGTTGTCATGTCCATAGAGGAATATAATTCAATTATGGAAACGCTCCATTTATTAAAATCGAGAAAGACTACTGCTCGAATTCTGGAGTCTTTGGCTCAAATTGAATCTGGTGATGTTGTGACTGTAACGGAGTTAATTGATTAA
- a CDS encoding ATP-binding protein, translating to MLLEFRVRNYRTFKDEVVFSMIASNYDKSERESENVRYDDKFKLRILKSAAIFGANASGKSKFVEALSFVRWFALNSFQSLKNGDPIQVNQHLLSKETSKKPSGFELVFLQDDTIYRYGFEVDTVRVVKEWLWKRENRKEVMIFNRDGEEVNAHPALFKIFRNEFFKPLIRSNCLLLSSAAQANDVNVEKIMQWFRKLRILSGIDSSFQEKMTVSNSMNPEVKKKILQFLISADIGIVNFNIKNLSLDKTDDFDPTIEPSGFVKVNSLPSVLEGVTTTHLKFDEKNGSAEEIEFSMINDESGGTRKFFSLAYPIVEALADGNTLVVDELDSGLHPNLTEKIVELFNSIGNVTGAQLIFNTHGSNILSSKLLRRDQVWFIEKDLFGAAKLYSLSDIQVRKNDRFEKEYLEGRYGAIPYLAEMSDFFGKHSR from the coding sequence ATGTTGCTTGAGTTTAGAGTCAGGAACTATCGTACTTTTAAGGATGAGGTTGTTTTTAGTATGATAGCCTCCAATTACGATAAGTCAGAAAGAGAATCGGAGAATGTCCGATATGACGACAAGTTCAAACTTAGGATACTAAAGAGTGCAGCGATATTTGGTGCTAATGCCTCTGGTAAGAGCAAGTTTGTTGAAGCACTGTCGTTTGTTCGTTGGTTTGCTTTGAATTCGTTCCAGTCGCTAAAGAATGGTGACCCGATACAAGTAAATCAGCATCTGCTTAGTAAGGAGACCTCAAAAAAGCCATCCGGATTTGAGTTGGTTTTCCTCCAGGATGATACGATTTATCGATATGGATTTGAAGTCGATACGGTTAGAGTTGTTAAAGAATGGTTGTGGAAAAGAGAGAATCGGAAAGAGGTTATGATATTTAACCGTGATGGTGAAGAGGTTAATGCTCATCCGGCCTTGTTTAAGATATTCAGGAATGAATTTTTTAAGCCATTAATCCGTTCAAATTGTCTTCTGCTTTCCAGCGCTGCGCAAGCGAATGATGTTAATGTCGAAAAAATAATGCAGTGGTTTAGAAAGTTGAGGATTCTGTCCGGTATTGATTCAAGTTTCCAGGAGAAAATGACTGTTTCTAATTCAATGAATCCCGAAGTTAAAAAGAAGATACTTCAATTTCTGATATCAGCAGACATCGGTATCGTGAATTTCAATATAAAGAATTTGTCGCTGGATAAAACTGATGATTTCGACCCGACAATTGAGCCGTCCGGTTTTGTAAAAGTGAATAGCCTTCCTTCAGTTTTGGAAGGGGTAACTACAACTCACCTGAAGTTCGATGAGAAGAATGGTTCTGCAGAGGAGATAGAATTCTCAATGATAAATGACGAGTCGGGTGGTACCAGGAAATTTTTCTCTCTCGCCTATCCGATTGTTGAGGCATTGGCAGACGGAAACACTCTGGTGGTGGATGAACTTGACTCCGGTTTACACCCCAATTTAACTGAAAAAATCGTTGAACTATTTAATTCGATTGGAAATGTCACCGGAGCACAATTAATATTTAATACTCATGGCAGTAACATTCTCAGTTCAAAACTTTTAAGACGGGATCAGGTTTGGTTCATAGAAAAAGATCTTTTCGGAGCGGCAAAATTGTATTCGCTTTCAGATATACAGGTTCGCAAGAACGACAGGTTCGAAAAGGAGTATCTGGAAGGGCGATATGGTGCAATCCCGTATTTGGCAGAAATGAGCGATTTTTTTGGCAAACATAGTCGTTAA
- a CDS encoding serine/threonine protein kinase yields MEIGKYQIICSLGEGQFGQVFKAFDRAIEQEKAIKVINIDSDEQITSVLNEARLLNKCKHKHIVKINEADVYESEGRKVVIIDMEFIGGGSLECQLANTFVSIKEVRKIFIDILFGLEFAHSKSILHRDVKPANIMIDKNYAKLSDFGLATILATKTLNSIVGYTTHLAPEIIVNGTTTLQSDIYAVGVSLFRALNNIANWRERINQIGDIGERLKSGTLLETLGYESYIPKKMKAIIRKATNLEVNKRFLSASQFRNALESLKPDIEWHRITIDKWTGELPEKGLITAEVIQTGCQYTVQIKKNNRRILALCQSFDDLGKAIAYLQNYVAETTFN; encoded by the coding sequence ATGGAAATTGGTAAGTATCAGATAATCTGTTCGCTTGGAGAAGGGCAGTTCGGCCAAGTATTCAAAGCATTCGATCGTGCAATCGAGCAAGAAAAAGCAATAAAAGTGATAAACATCGATTCTGATGAACAAATAACATCGGTCTTGAATGAAGCAAGATTGCTGAACAAGTGCAAACATAAACATATTGTTAAGATAAATGAAGCAGATGTATATGAATCGGAAGGTCGAAAGGTAGTAATTATTGATATGGAATTCATAGGGGGTGGTTCCTTAGAATGTCAATTAGCAAATACGTTTGTTTCGATTAAAGAGGTCAGGAAAATATTCATAGATATACTATTCGGCCTTGAGTTCGCTCATTCAAAAAGTATATTGCACCGCGATGTTAAACCTGCCAATATAATGATAGATAAGAACTACGCCAAGCTATCGGATTTTGGATTAGCAACTATTCTAGCTACTAAAACTTTAAATTCAATAGTTGGTTACACCACCCATCTAGCTCCTGAAATAATAGTTAATGGAACAACGACTCTTCAGTCAGATATTTATGCTGTGGGAGTATCATTATTTCGAGCGCTGAATAATATTGCGAATTGGAGAGAAAGAATAAATCAAATTGGTGATATAGGAGAAAGGTTAAAAAGCGGAACTCTATTAGAAACATTGGGATACGAAAGTTACATTCCAAAGAAAATGAAGGCCATTATTCGAAAGGCAACAAATCTTGAGGTGAATAAGAGATTTTTATCTGCCTCTCAATTCAGAAATGCTCTTGAATCGCTTAAACCCGATATCGAATGGCATAGAATCACCATTGATAAATGGACAGGTGAACTTCCTGAAAAAGGATTAATCACTGCGGAAGTAATTCAGACTGGGTGTCAATATACAGTACAAATTAAAAAAAATAATCGCCGAATTTTAGCTCTATGCCAATCATTTGATGACCTGGGCAAAGCAATTGCATACCTTCAAAATTATGTCGCCGAAACAACATTCAACTAA